CAAGAAGGCGACCGGGAAACCCTGGCGCTGCTGAATGAAGGCCTTGCAATCGTCATGGCCGACGGCACCTTTCGTCATCTGCACGCCAAGTGGTTCGCGTCCATGCAGCTGCCAAAGCATCAAAGTATCATCGTCGGCGGAGATCACAACTTTCCTCCTTTTGAATACCTGGACGAAAACGGCGAGCCCGCGGGATATAATGTCGACTTGACCCGGGCCATCAGTCGGGCAACCGGACTCGACATCGAAATCCGGCTGGGCCCGTGGACGCAAATACGCGACGCACTGGCGGATGGAGAGATAGATGCGCTGCAGGGTATGTTTTATTCCGCCGAACGCGATCTTGATTTTGATTTTTCTCCGGCTCATACCATCGCGCATATGGTCAGCATTGTGCGACAGAAAGACAGCCCGCCGGGATCAATAGAGGAACTCGAGAACAAGGATATTGTTGTTCAACGCGGTGATATCATGCACGACTATGTGCGCGAAAACAATATTGGCAGAACCGTAACCGCTCTGGACACCCAGGAAGATGCACTGCGGCAACTAACAGTGGGAAAACACGATTGCGCCCTCGGTTCCCGACTTGCCGCCCTTTACTGGATCAATCAAAATAGCTGGAAAAACCTGACAGTCGGACAACAGCCTTTACTGGAATACGAGTATTGCTATGCGGTTCCTGAAAACCATCAAGCCCTGCTGGCCAAATTCACAGAAGGCCTGAACATGCTGGAGGACAGCGGAGAATACCGCCGCATTCATCAAAAATGGCTCGGGGTGTATAAAGATAACCCGCGTTCTATTTTGGATATTCTGCGATATTCCGCCTGGTTTCTTTTGCCGTTGCTCGCTATTCTCCTGATTATTTTTCTCTGGTCCTGGTCATTGCGTAAAACAGTTGCGCAACGAACCGAAGAACTGCGCAAAAGTCTGGAAACTCAACGCGCCATGCTCGCCTGTTCTCCTGTAGCGCTTTTCAGTGTTGACTCTGAGGGCAGGGTGCAGGAATGGAACGCTTCCGCGGAACGGGTTCTGGGCTGGAATGCCGACGAAACCCTGGGCAAACCGTTGCCGATAGTCCCGAAAGACAAACAGGAAGAGTTTCAAAACCTGCGCAAAAAAGTAATGAACAATCAATCACTCACAGACTTGCATGTCATACGACAAAAAAAAGACGGCAGTCGGTTTCACGCCAGTCTGTCTGTCGCTCCTGTTTATGACGCAAAAGACCAGATTATCGGCATCATGGCCTCTGTGGAGGATATCACTGGACGTATATCGGCGAAACGCCGCATTGAGCATCTGAACCGCGTGCTGTTGGCCATCCGCGATATCAATCAACTCATTGTCCGGGAACGCGACCGCATACCCTGATCAAGGAAGCCTGCCGCCTTTTGGTGGATCACCGCGGATACCGTTCCGCGTTGATCATATTGACGGATGAAAAAGATACGCCCGTCACCTGGGCGGCGAACGGCGCCGATACAGCAACCGAATCGATGAATGCCGCTCTCAAAAACGGACAGCTTCCTCCCTGCTGTAACAAAGCGCGCCATTCAAAGGATGTCGTGTTGTTCAGGGATGGTGAAAATTTGGCCGGAGAATGTCCGTCCGCAATGCCAGGCACAAACTCGGATTTACTGTGTTCCAGGCTTGAACACAATGAATTCATAGCCGGCTATCTTGTCGCAAAAGTGAGACACCAGTTGGGAGTCGATTCCGAGGAACAAAGTCTTTTTGCGGATATGGCCGGTGATATTGCCTATGCATTAGGGGTAATGGAAATGGATGCGGACCGTGAAAAAATGAAAGAGGAACAAAAGTCCCTGCAAAATCAAATACTCCAAGCGCAAAAAATGGAAGCGGTCGGCCGCCTGGCTGGCGGCGTGGCGCATGATTACAATAATATGCTGAGTGTGATTATGGGTTACGCTGAACTTGCCATGGACAAGGCGGAGGACAATGAATCCCTGCGGGCTGATTTGGCAGAGATCCTGAATGCCGCGCAGCATTCCGCGGATATCACCCGGCAGCTTTTGACCTTTGCGCGAAAACAGACCACCAACCCGGTGGTTCTGGATTTAAATGAAACCGTCGAACACATGCTCAAAATGCTGCGTCATCTGATCGGAGAAAATATCAAACTCATTTGGCGCCCCAAAGCAGGCCTGCACCCTGTTAAAACAGACCCCATCCAAATCAATCAGGTACTGGCCAACCTGTGTGTCAATGCCCGCGACGCCATTGACGGGGTGGGTGAAATCGTGATAGAAACCGACGATATCACAATTGAACGTCCCCATCTCATCAATCAAACAGAAACTGTAGCGGGACCGTTTATACAGCTTTCCATTTCAGACAACGGTTGCGGAATGGATCCGGAAACCCGCGATAATATCTTTGAACCGTTTTTTACCACCAAAGAGGCCGGCCAGGGAACCGGTTTGGGGTTATCGACCGTCTATGGGATCGTTAAACAGAACAACGGCTTTATCGAGGTAGACAGTGAACCCGATCAGGGAACGACGTTTAAAATATACCTGCCCTGTCACAGAAGGGCCGACGATGACGTCAGCGAACAAGCCGAACACCGGATACCGCAGGGTCGCGGCGAGACCGTGCTCATTGTTGAAGATGAAGAAACCATTAGACAGCGAGCGTTAAAATGCTCAAACAGTTGAATTATAATGTGTTTTCAGCCAACACGCCGGGACAGGCGATCGAATTGGCAAAAAATCACGCCAATACTATACACCTGCTATTAACAGATGTGGTCATGCCGGAAATGAATGGAAAAGAATTGTCAGACCACATAAAATCACTGTGCCCGACTATTCAAATATTGTTTATGTCAGGTTATACAACAAATATCATTGCCGAACATGGTGTATTGGAGGAAGGAGTATATTTCATTCCAAAACCATTTTCGAAAAAAAATCTTGCGGACAAAGTGCGGCAGGCTCTGGATCAACGCTAAATCAATTTCATTCTCGTTGTTAAATGATGGCTGGGAACCGGTTTTTGTAAAAATGATGTGTAACACGCGGTAAAAATACGAGTACAAGGGTATACAGAACTTTCAGGGTCTGGTCTTAATCAATTCAGGTTTGACACTTTATTATCAGAAACCGAAAACATACAAATACAAAGAGTTATCTATGAAAAGCGGTTCACGGCACAAAACCCGGAGCAGGTATTCCCGTGATAATTTCAGGGGATATTTGAAAAGCAGTCTGGCGGATGTATATGAATTTTACACACCGGCAAACCGTCGTAAAAAGGCTGAATCCCTTTGGGTTCCGTTCCGTTTCGCTTACAAATCATTCTGGTTTCTCAATGGTGTTTCGAAAAAACTGCGCTTTTCCCGTTACCGCTGGATTTTGATTACCATTTCCATTGTACTTTTTATGAATCAGTCGGGCGCCAACAACAATCCGTTCGCTTTTATCATCCTGTTCTTTGTACTGCTGCTGGAAATCCGCGACAAACTGTTAGCGCATGAAGAACTGCAGGCGGGAAACGCCATTCAGAATGCACTGATGCCGGAACAGCAGCCGGACGTGCCGGGATGGGATGTGTGGTTGTACAGTCAGCCGGCGCGACTGGTGGGCGGCGATTATATCGACATTCATCCATTTGCTGACAAATGCTGCGGACTGGCCATCGGAGATGTGTCAGGCAAAGGACTGGCGGCTGCCTTGCTCATGGCCAAACTACAGGCAAGCGTGGAAGCGCTGATCCCGCACACACCCGATATCGCCGAAATGACGGCAAAACTGAACGATCTGTTCTGTAAACCGTCTCTGAAAAGCCAGTTTATTTCCTTTTTATATATCAAAATCAACCCATCGGATAACGAGATATGCTTTGTCAACGCCGGACATCTGCCGCCCTGGATTATCCGGGACGGCGCCCTGAAAGAACTGTCAAAAGGCGACCCGGCTCTGGGCCTGCGCAGCGGACAGCGGTTTCAGATACGTTCAGAAACGCTGAGACCGGGCAATGCTTTAATCGCATTAACCGATGGATGTACTGAAATCCGAAACGAGTCGGGACATTTTATTGATGAACATATGATTCAAAATCATATACTGGAACACGCAGATAAACCGGCGCATGAAATCGGCAATTCACTGCTCAAACATATCATTGATTTCAGGGCGGACCGGGTACAGCATGACGACATGACTCTTATGGTTTTAAAACGAAAATAACACCTTTTTTTAATTGAAAAACAGTTAAAATGTTAATATATTTTATCCGGGTTGCCCATGAACCCGGCTGCAATCCACATCAATTGTCCCAAACAGCCACTAAGACAATCGATCAGCAGGAGCACAGGACATAGGGCCCCCGCTGACAAACCGGCATTAAACACGAGTACCGTTTATGAACAAAAAGCACCTGACAGCCGTTCTGCTTCTGTCCTGTCCCGACCGCATCGGTCTGGTCTCCCGTATTTCTCACTTTATTTTTGAACGCGGCGGCAATATCATTGATCTGGATGAACATGTTGATCCCGATGAACATATCTTTTCGATCCGGGTGGCCTGGGATATGAGTCAATTTACGGTTCCTACGTCGGACCTGGATGATGCGTTTGCCCCGCTGGCGCGCGAGTTCAAGGCTCGCTGGTCCATTACCTTTCTGGAAGAAAAAATCAAAACCGCTATTTTTGTGTCCAAATACGATCACTGCCTGAATGAAATTCTCTGGCGGCACAAGATGGGCGAATACCCCATCGATCTTTCTCTCATCATCTCCAATCACCCGGACCTGCAGCCCCTGGCTGAGCATTACAAAGTCCCTTATCATGTGTTCCCCCTCAACAAAAGCAACAAATCCGGGCAGGAGCAAAAAGAACTGGCTCTGTTAAAGGAACATGGTATTGATACGGTGGTACTTGCACGCTATATGCAGATTCTGTCACCGGAGTTTGTCCGGCATTTCCCGAACAAAATCATCAACATCCATCACTCGTTTTTACCGGCCTTTGTCGGCAGCAATCCGTATAAACAGGCATATCAGCGCGGTGTTAAAATGATCGGCGCCACCAGTCATTACGTGACAGATGATCTTGACCAGGGGCCGATCATTGCCCAGGATATCATTCACATTACCCACAAAGATAATTTACAGGACCTGATCCTCAAAGGCCGCGATCTGGAACGGCTGGTGCTGGCCCGCGCGCTGCACGCCCATTTTGAACATCGCGTCTGGGTTCAAGGTCGAAAAACCATTGTATTTGAATAAAGGGAAACATTCAAACTGAAAGCCGGCGATACAATTTACTACAACTCGATTGTCCCCCATTACCTGAGCTGTGCCGGACAACAGGCTGCATCGATTTACGCCATACTCTATCTGCCTGAGTAAATTGCGAGCTGAATATGTCTGAACCTGTTTTAAAGGAAATCACTCTCGGCGCCATGCTCGACACCGCCATTGTGAATTATCCCGATCATGATGCTGTGGTCTATGCAGACCGCGATTTCCGCCTGACCTATCAGGAATTCGGAAACGTCGTTGACAAACTGGCCAAAGGTTTGATGGCCCTGGGGATTGAAAAGGGCGAAAAAGTGGCGGTCTGGGCCACCAATATACCCTATTGGGTGGCTCTGCAATTTGCCACGGCCAAAATCGGCGCCATTTTACTCACAGTCAACACCCACTACCGCAATGCCGAATTGGAATATCTGCTGCAGCAGTCCAAAGCGGAAAATCTGTTTCTCATCGACGGCTGGGGCGATATCGACTATCTGCAGACCATCACTGAGCTGGTTCCGGAACTGAAAACCCAGCAGCGCGGTTATCTGAAAACAGACCGGTTTCCGCATCTCAAACGCCTGTTTTTCCTCGGACCGGAAAAACATCGCGGTTTGTATTCGATTCCCGAGCTCATGGCCATGAGCGTCATGGTCAGTGACAGGGATTATCAGCAGCGGCAGGCCGTTCTCGATCCGCATGATGTGGTGAATATGCAGTATACATCCGGAACCACGGGGTTTCCCAAAGGCGTGATGCTCAGCCATTACAACATTGGCAACAACGGCTACTGGATCGGTGAATGTCAGCGCTTTACCCATCAGGACCGGGTCTGCATTCCGGTGCCGCTCTTTCATTGTTTTGGCTGCGTGCTGGGTGTACTCGCCTGTGTCAGCCACGGCGCCGCCATGGTGTTTGAAGAATCCTTTAATCCCGTTGATGTCATGTATTCCGTGGAAGCCGAAAAATGCACAGCGCTCTATGGTGTGCCCACCATGTTTATCGCTATACTGGATCATCCCCTGTTCAATAAATTTGATTACACCAGTCTGCGAACCGGTATTATGGCCGGCTCGCCCTGCCCCATCGAACGCATGCGCCAGGTCATCAACCGCATGCACATGCCCGAGATCACCATCGCATACGGACTGACCGAAGCTTCACCGGTGATCACCCAAACCCGGCCGGACGATGATATCGAATTGCGCGTGACTACGGTGGGTCGTGCGCTGCCGGGGATTGAGCTGAAACTCGTTGATCCGGAAACCGGTAAAAAATCTGACAGGGGTGAAATCTGCTGCCGCGGTTACAATGTCATGAAAGGCTATTATAATCAACCGCAATCCACCGCAGAGGTCATTGATGAGGACGGCTGGCTGCATTCCGGTGACCTGGGCACAATGGATAAAACCGGCTATTTGAGCATCACCGGACGCAAAAAGGATATGATCATTCGCGGCGGGGAAAACATTTCACCGCGGGAAATTGAAGAGTTTATTTACGGTATGGAAAACGTGCAAAATGTGCAGGTCGTCGGCGTTCCCAGCTCCAAATACGGTGAAGAGGTCGGCGCGTTTATTATACGCAAACATGGCAGCGATCTTGAACCTGAGGATATACGTGATTTCTGCCGCGGACAAATCAGCCGGCACAAGATACCCCGATATATCTGGTTTGTCCAGGACTATCCCATGACCGCCAGCGGCAAGATTCAAAAGTACAAACTGGTTGAACAGTCGGCAGAACTTTTGAAACAGCGTAAAAAATAAATCAACGAGTTTCATCAAGCGCCGCAGCCGCCGTTGCATTCGAAAATTCCCCGGACTCCAACCCGACTCTTCCTGAGCAAAAACGCCCGCAATGCGCGCTACAATTTTACTCTTTATTTTATCGAATAGTTTTAACCTGACAGTACGTACTCCAGTACATTCTACAGTACGACAGGCATGCTGACAGTACGTACTACAGTACATTCTACAGTACGTTGACAGAAAGTCAAGTGTTCAGAAAAAAATACAGTTTTCAGTTCGACAATATAATTTGCGACCCGTCAAAATTAAAGCTCTAAATAGATATCTCAAAGATGCAACTCCATGAGTCAAATCCATGTACATGCACAATCTCCACGCCAGAGGGAACAGTTAAAAACCAACCGCTAACGGCTTAATCTCATTCCTATATTTTTAAAAGGGGAAAGACTCCCCCTCGCTGCAGCCAGGCTGTCTTCCGCTCCCCCCTCTGTTTTCATATCGTGCGGCTATGGCGGAACCTGCGGACTCAGCGATGCGGAGCATCATTGTCTGAATCATGCAAGTCGGAGGCGACAGACGTTCCCCCTGAATTGGGAACGAGATAATAGCTCCGCCTCCGTTGGCGCCCGGGCCGCCGATCAAAATCAATCATACAACACAAGCGCAAAAACTCTGCTACGATCCCATTCAAACATCAACCACACAACCAAAATCACCAAACATTCCAGCCCCAACGGGACGGCATAAAAAAGCTCCGGGCAGCGCCCGGAGACCCGACACCAATCCGAATCAGAACCCCCTAACCCTCCAATACCCGAAGCGATGCCCCGGGCTGGACTCTTCACGCCTCCGTTGGCGCCCGGGCCGCCGATCAAAATCAATCATACAACACAAGCACAAAAACTCCGCTACGATCCCATTCAAACATCAACCACACAACCAAAATCACCAAACATTCCAGCCCCTACGGGGCGGCATAAAAAAGCTCCGGGCAGCGCCCGGAGACCCGACACCAATCCGAATCAGAACCCCTAACCCTCCAATACCCGAAGCGATGCCCCGGGCTGGGCTCTTCACGCCTCCGTTGGCGCCCGGACCGCCGATCAAAATCAATCATACAACACAAGCACAAAAACTCCGCTACGATCCCATTCAAACATCAACCACATAACCAAAATCACCAAACATTCCAGCCCCAACGGGGCGGCATAAAAGCTCCGGGCAGCGCCCGGAGACCCGACACCAATCCGAATCAGAACCCCTAACCCTCCAATACCCGAAGCGATGCCCCGGGCTGGGCTCTTCACGCCTCCGTTGGCGCCCGGACCGCCGATCAAAATCAATCATACAACACAAGCACAAAAACTCCGCTACGATCCCATTCAAACATCAACCACATAACCAAAATCACCAAACATTCCAGCCCCAACGGGGCGGCATAAAAAAGCTCCGGGCAGCGCCCGGAGACCCAACACCAATCCAAACCAGAGCCCTGAAGGGGCGATATCAGCCGCAATGACCGCACAATCCCAACCTGTTGCACACAAAACTTGCACAACCGCAACCGTTCAAGCGCGACAACTTAACAGACAATTTGTATCAAAGGTAGCAGTTAAAGGCAATCCTCATCGCCCTAATCCGATTTATACGTATAATCTCTGATCATTTATACGTACACTTTGGCCAGTTTCACACTTTGCCATGCAGCTCCATACCATGGAACCACGAAAAAACACGAAATACTCGAAAACAGCTCCTGCTCCCACCAGATCGCAACAACTGATCCTGTATCTGACGAGGAACATCTAGTATAAGCCATATAAGCTAAAATGTATTTCAGAGAAATAATAAATGCATATTGTAGGCTGATTTTTAACGTGTCTAATAATCTGTATACAAAAGTCAATTCGATGTTCCTACTTTCCTGTAAAAGTATTATATTTTTGTGCATAAATTAAAAATATCGCAAACTCGTTTAAAATATTCAGCTTTTCTACCCCACCCCACTACTCGGGCTTGACGCTGAATTCGTGAAACGGTTTACCGGCTTTGGGTGGATTGGCCAGAGTAACGTCCACGGGTTCATCGCGTTCATATTCCTCGATATCATAAAGCGCATGAAACTGCGGCGCGCGCAGAAAGGAATCGGCATTTTCAGGATCGTTGAAATCTAAAAACTTTTTCGACAGCAGGCTGCAGGACTGGCGGCTTTTTCGCCGGTTGTCCTGATAAAAATATAACAGATATTCGAAAAAAACGCGATCGACAAGCTGTTTGCTGGATTTTTTTGCTTTTTTCGGCACGAGACTCCTGAAATCAGATTTGCAATTGCTGCAATAAATAATTTATGCGTTCAAACGCATCTCTTTGAATCCGGGAGCGGTCATCCGGATCGCTAATGGCTTTAAAATCGGCGACATGTTTGCATTTTCATTATAAAACCGTTTTCACCGAATGGTGAAAACAGGTAAAATAGTGAAAACAGTCAATCATCAAGACAGACCTTCTCGAATATCCCGCACTCTCTCTCTGCTTGAAAAAATCAACGATTTTCTTAAGCAACATCCACTTCCAGCGATTCCGACAGCAAATCCGTGATCTTGACGCGGATATTGCCGGCGTCTTTGGGCACCGGATACTTGCCTTGAACCCGTTCTTTTTTCTCCGGGATATCCACCACGGACGGTTCCAGAACCGCGCCGTCGTAATAAAAATCAATCATCACCGATTCCACCAGTTGCGCCAGTTATCGACGTTTTCCTTCATAAGCGACAATTTCTGCAGCAGGTTCATGGGATAAAACTGCTCGATCACCAGTTGTCCGTCGCGAATGACCACCTGCGCCTCGGACTCGCGTTTGAACCCCAACTGCGACTTGTCGCGCAGTATATCGACAATTTCAACATTTAGCTGAAACGGTTTCAGCTGTTCCTGCAGCCGCGCTTTTAAATCCGGTTCGTGTCTCATGCAAACGATCAGCAGCCGCTCCACCGGTTGATTCGGGTTTTTGCGCGTGGCGTTTTTCAAAGGCCTTGTAATCAAATCCGGTGATCAGAGAGATCGTGTGTTCCACCAGCGTCAGCGTCTTCTCCGACCCGGGACCGGCAATGATCAGCACCGGTCCTTCGGTGGTCTGCACCGCCTGCTGCTGGCTGCGGG
This genomic window from candidate division KSB1 bacterium contains:
- a CDS encoding transporter substrate-binding domain-containing protein is translated as MKETIIDSIRSKLKNRLAHILFSCLLLPGLLISEKAPIRSASEIDYPPFCFQDSSGQAYGFSVELMRSALEAMNYEVTFRTGVWADVRNWLEQGDIDALPLVGRTPERESVFDFTFPDTSLHGAIVVRENNKDIRRFRDLRGKHVAVMQGDNAKEFLQRQNIKMNIHSTLTFDQALRELSQGQYDAVVIQRLVALRIIQENNYKNLNVIDKPITDFRQDFCFAVQEGDRETLALLNEGLAIVMADGTFRHLHAKWFASMQLPKHQSIIVGGDHNFPPFEYLDENGEPAGYNVDLTRAISRATGLDIEIRLGPWTQIRDALADGEIDALQGMFYSAERDLDFDFSPAHTIAHMVSIVRQKDSPPGSIEELENKDIVVQRGDIMHDYVRENNIGRTVTALDTQEDALRQLTVGKHDCALGSRLAALYWINQNSWKNLTVGQQPLLEYEYCYAVPENHQALLAKFTEGLNMLEDSGEYRRIHQKWLGVYKDNPRSILDILRYSAWFLLPLLAILLIIFLWSWSLRKTVAQRTEELRKSLETQRAMLACSPVALFSVDSEGRVQEWNASAERVLGWNADETLGKPLPIVPKDKQEEFQNLRKKVMNNQSLTDLHVIRQKKDGSRFHASLSVAPVYDAKDQIIGIMASVEDITGRISAKRRIEHLNRVLLAIRDINQLIVRERDRIP
- a CDS encoding ATP-binding protein: MDHRGYRSALIILTDEKDTPVTWAANGADTATESMNAALKNGQLPPCCNKARHSKDVVLFRDGENLAGECPSAMPGTNSDLLCSRLEHNEFIAGYLVAKVRHQLGVDSEEQSLFADMAGDIAYALGVMEMDADREKMKEEQKSLQNQILQAQKMEAVGRLAGGVAHDYNNMLSVIMGYAELAMDKAEDNESLRADLAEILNAAQHSADITRQLLTFARKQTTNPVVLDLNETVEHMLKMLRHLIGENIKLIWRPKAGLHPVKTDPIQINQVLANLCVNARDAIDGVGEIVIETDDITIERPHLINQTETVAGPFIQLSISDNGCGMDPETRDNIFEPFFTTKEAGQGTGLGLSTVYGIVKQNNGFIEVDSEPDQGTTFKIYLPCHRRADDDVSEQAEHRIPQGRGETVLIVEDEETIRQRALKCSNS
- a CDS encoding response regulator, which produces MLKQLNYNVFSANTPGQAIELAKNHANTIHLLLTDVVMPEMNGKELSDHIKSLCPTIQILFMSGYTTNIIAEHGVLEEGVYFIPKPFSKKNLADKVRQALDQR
- a CDS encoding SpoIIE family protein phosphatase; translated protein: MKSGSRHKTRSRYSRDNFRGYLKSSLADVYEFYTPANRRKKAESLWVPFRFAYKSFWFLNGVSKKLRFSRYRWILITISIVLFMNQSGANNNPFAFIILFFVLLLEIRDKLLAHEELQAGNAIQNALMPEQQPDVPGWDVWLYSQPARLVGGDYIDIHPFADKCCGLAIGDVSGKGLAAALLMAKLQASVEALIPHTPDIAEMTAKLNDLFCKPSLKSQFISFLYIKINPSDNEICFVNAGHLPPWIIRDGALKELSKGDPALGLRSGQRFQIRSETLRPGNALIALTDGCTEIRNESGHFIDEHMIQNHILEHADKPAHEIGNSLLKHIIDFRADRVQHDDMTLMVLKRK
- the purU gene encoding formyltetrahydrofolate deformylase translates to MNKKHLTAVLLLSCPDRIGLVSRISHFIFERGGNIIDLDEHVDPDEHIFSIRVAWDMSQFTVPTSDLDDAFAPLAREFKARWSITFLEEKIKTAIFVSKYDHCLNEILWRHKMGEYPIDLSLIISNHPDLQPLAEHYKVPYHVFPLNKSNKSGQEQKELALLKEHGIDTVVLARYMQILSPEFVRHFPNKIINIHHSFLPAFVGSNPYKQAYQRGVKMIGATSHYVTDDLDQGPIIAQDIIHITHKDNLQDLILKGRDLERLVLARALHAHFEHRVWVQGRKTIVFE
- a CDS encoding AMP-binding protein is translated as MSEPVLKEITLGAMLDTAIVNYPDHDAVVYADRDFRLTYQEFGNVVDKLAKGLMALGIEKGEKVAVWATNIPYWVALQFATAKIGAILLTVNTHYRNAELEYLLQQSKAENLFLIDGWGDIDYLQTITELVPELKTQQRGYLKTDRFPHLKRLFFLGPEKHRGLYSIPELMAMSVMVSDRDYQQRQAVLDPHDVVNMQYTSGTTGFPKGVMLSHYNIGNNGYWIGECQRFTHQDRVCIPVPLFHCFGCVLGVLACVSHGAAMVFEESFNPVDVMYSVEAEKCTALYGVPTMFIAILDHPLFNKFDYTSLRTGIMAGSPCPIERMRQVINRMHMPEITIAYGLTEASPVITQTRPDDDIELRVTTVGRALPGIELKLVDPETGKKSDRGEICCRGYNVMKGYYNQPQSTAEVIDEDGWLHSGDLGTMDKTGYLSITGRKKDMIIRGGENISPREIEEFIYGMENVQNVQVVGVPSSKYGEEVGAFIIRKHGSDLEPEDIRDFCRGQISRHKIPRYIWFVQDYPMTASGKIQKYKLVEQSAELLKQRKK